From one Meles meles chromosome 18, mMelMel3.1 paternal haplotype, whole genome shotgun sequence genomic stretch:
- the LOC123930115 gene encoding uncharacterized protein LOC123930115 has protein sequence MPRGFFVANCTWCKGFAFWGPWGVRQGGVGKTRLLVGTTWRVSQVMVAGAGPGSAGGRVLRSGTSVCCGVRVAAREQGEVVGGGSGQHRGGVAKKVRRTSARPSFISRWSPPKLWAPPQPPPHMGCPRSLLLSLLAWAAHAAQGLGAASSAEAQEQSGLRKHPAGPSLARQWHSPGMRSAGPAWAPAAGGGGVCRAGGGILAWPAVPGPPTLFLSLWPSGPGPCSPNVSETEVSEGKTLDTPPPRHLECSLTIWNSVLGLAGLWREQDYIPSSSPTISLKPPQGSMFWVGKTASTPCGVRCGSLGQGTRT, from the exons ATGCCAAGAGGGTTCTTTGTTGCAAATTGCACATGGTGCAAAGGTTTTGCGTTTTGGGGGCCATGGGGAGTCAGGCAGGGGGGTGTGGGGAAAACCAGGCTGCTTGTTGGGACCACCTGGCGCGTCAGCCAGGTCATGGTGGCAGGCGCTGGGCCAGGCTCGGCGGGGGGCAGGGTGCTGCGCTCAGGCACTAGTGTGTGTTGCGGAGTCAGGGTGGCAGCGcgggagcagggggaggtggtgggaggagggagtgggcAGCATCGTGGGGGAGTGGCAAAGAAAGTGAGGAGAACGTCAGCACGTCCCTCTTTCATCTCCCGATGGTCTCCTCCCAAGCTGTGGGCTCCCCCTCAGCCTCCTCCCCACATGGGGTGTCCCAGGTCTCTCCTTTTAAGTCTCCTGGCCTGGGCAGCCCACGCTGCTCAGGGGCTTGGGGCGGCGTCCTCAGCCGAGGCTCAGGAGCAGAGCGGTCTCAGGAAGCATCCTGCTGGGCCCAGCCTGGCAAGACAGTGGCACTCTCCTGGCATGAGGTCTGCAGGCCCAGCCTGGGCCCCagctgcggggggtgggggggtatgcAGGGCTGGGGGGGGCATCCTGGCCTGGCCTGCAGTGCCAGGACCCCCCACTCTGTTTctgtccctctggccctctgGCCCTGGTCCTTGTTCTCCAAATGTGTCTGAAACAGAGGTGTCAGAGGGGAAAACTttagacaccccccccccccgccacctggAGTGCTCCCTGACCATCTGGAACTCCGTTTT AGGGCTGGCGGGCTTATGGAGAGAACAGGACTATATCCCCAGCTCATCTCCAACGATCTCCCTCAAACCCCCCCAGGGGAGCATGTTTTGGGTAGGGAAAACTGCATCCACCCCTTGTGGGGTCAGGTGCGGGTCACTGGGTCAGGGCACACGGACCTGA
- the CDK5R1 gene encoding cyclin-dependent kinase 5 activator 1, translating into MGTVLSLSPSYRKATLFEDGAATVGHYTAVQNSKNAKDKNLKRHSIISVLPWKRIVAVSAKKKNSKKVQPNSSYQNNITHLNNENLKKSLSCANLSTFAQPPPAQPPAPAAGQLSGSQSGVSSSVKKAPHPALTSTGTPKRVIVQASTSELLRCLGEFLCRRCYRLKHLSPTDPVLWLRSVDRSLLLQGWQDQGFITPANVVFLYMLCRDVISSEVGSDHELQAILLTCLYLSYSYMGNEISYPLKPFLVESCKEAFWDRCLSVINLMSSKMLQINADPHYFTQVFSDLKNESGQEDKKRLLLGLDR; encoded by the coding sequence ATGGGCACGGTGctgtccctgtcccccagctACCGGAAGGCCACGTTGTTTGAGGATGGCGCGGCCACGGTGGGCCACTACACGGCCGTGCAGAACAGCAAGAACGCCAAGGACAAGAACCTGAAGCGGCACTCCATCATCTCTGTGCTGCCGTGGAAGAGGATCGTGGCCGTGTCGGCCAAGAAGAAGAACTCCAAGAAGGTGCAGCCGAACAGCAGCTACCAGAACAACATCACGCACCTCAACAATGAGAATCTGAAGAAGTCGCTGTCGTGCGCCAACCTGTCCACGTTCGCCCAGCCCCCACCGGCCCAGCCGCCCGCACCCGCTGCCGGCCAGCTCTCGGGCTCCCAGAGCGGGGTCTCCTCCTCCGTCAAGAAGGCCCCGCACCCTGCCCTCACCTCCACAGGGACGCCCAAACGTGTCATCGTCCAGGCGTCCACGAGCGAGCTGCTGCGCTGCCTGGGCGAGTTTCTGTGCCGCCGGTGCTACCGCCTAAAGCACCTGTCCCCCACGGACCCTGTGCTCTGGCTGCGCAGCGTGGACCGCTCGCTGCTCCTGCAGGGCTGGCAGGACCAGGGCTTCATCACGCCTGCCAACGTGGTCTTCCTCTACATGCTGTGCAGGGATGTCATCTCCTCCGAGGTGGGCTCGGACCACGAGCTCCAGGCCATCCTGCTGACCTGCCTGTACCTCTCCTACTCCTACATGGGCAACGAGATCTCCTACCCGCTCAAGCCCTTCCTGGTGGAGAGCTGCAAGGAGGCCTTTTGGGACCGCTGCCTCTCCGTCATCAACCTCATGAGCTCCAAGATGCTGCAGATCAACGCTGACCCGCACTACTTCACGCAGGTGTTCTCCGACCTGAAGAACGAGAGTGGTCAGGAGGACAAGAAGCGGCTCCTCCTCGGGCTTGATCGGTGA